Genomic DNA from Neisseria lisongii:
GAAATCACCGCCCTGTTAAACGAAACCGAAGGCGCTTGGGAATGGACGGAAAACGGCACATTCCAAGCAGTCGCCGACTGGCAGCCGCAAGACTGACCCGCCCATTCTGTTTTCAGACGGCCTCAATGATAAAAGGCCGTCTGAAAATCCACTATTTTAAGGAATGAAAAATGAACCTGATTCAACCCAACCTCAACGGCAGCAAGCTGCGTATCGGCATCGTCCAAGCCCGTTTTACCAATGAAATCGGCAGCAAAATGCTCGAAGTCTGCTGCAATACGCTGCAAGAATTGGGCGTGGCAGACGAAGACATCACCGTTGCCACCGTACCCGGCGCATTGGAAGTGCCGCTGATTCTGCAAAACATGGCTTCTTCCGAACAATACGATGCGCTGATTGCCATCGGCGTAGTGATTCGGGGCGAAACCTACCATTTCGAGCTGGTTTCCAACGAATCCGGTGCCGGCGTAACCCGTGTCGGTTTGGACTACAATATCCCGATTGCCAATGCGATTCTGACCACCGAAAACGACGAACAGGCCATTGTCCGCATTGAAGAAAAAGCCTCCGATGCCGCCAAAGTCGCCGTAGAATGCGCCAATCTGGTCAACCGTCTGCTGGAAGAACAGTTTGACGACGAAGACGATGAATAACCATCGGCCGGAAAACTTTGACTATCCTATTTTCAGACGGCCTTAATCATAAATAAAGATGCCGTCTGAAAACCGTTACACAGAAAGAAGCAACATGAAAACTCCCCGCCGCCGCGCCCGCGAACTGGCCGTACAGGCTTTGTACCAATCCGAATTAAACAGCACCGCTGCGCCAGAAGTGGCGAAAAACATTCAGGATTTGCCGGAATTTGAAAAAGCCGACACCGAACTCTTCAGCAAACTGTTTATCGGCACCCACAGCCGCAAAGCCGAATACATGGACTTAATCCGCCCGCTGATCGACCGTGACGAAAAAGACCTCAGCCCGATTGAACGTGCCGTCTTGCTGATGGCCTGCCACGAGTTGAGTGCCATGCCGGAAACGCCGTATCCGGTGATTATCAACGAAGCCATCGAAGTAACCAAAACCTTCGGCGGCACCGACGGCCATAAATTTGTCAATGGTATTCTCGACAAACTCGCCGCCCGACTGCGCCCGAACGACCCGAAACGCTCGTAAGGCATCAATCAAAAACAAGCAAGCCGTCTGAAAATTTGATTTTCAGACGGCTTGGTTTTTATTAGTACATTTAAAATGTATGCCCAAGTTCAGCAACACAGGTGGGCAACAAATTGCCCGCCCTACTCCTGTATTTAATTAAAACCGATGTTTAACCCACCCGATAAAACGCCAAACTTCCGAGCAGGTTTTGGAAACGGTCAATCCGTTTGTTGCCCGCCATAACCGCCCGTTCCCGAATGCGGATTTTGTTTTTGGCGCACAGTAAATCAAAATCTTTCAGGGTACACCAATGGATATTCGGCGTGTTGTACCAATGATACGGCATCCGTTCGGATACCGGCATATGACCGCCCAAAGTAAGTTGCAGGCGGTTGCGCCAGTAGCCGAAATTCGGAAAGCTGACAATCGCCTGATCCGCCACCCGCATCAGCCCGCGCAAAATCATTTCGGTGTTCTGCATCGACTGAATAGTCTGGCTCAACACAATCACGTCAAACGAATGGTCGCAAAACTCTTCCAAACCCCGTTCCAAATCGGCCTGAATGACGTTCACGCCCCGAGCCATAGCAGCGATGACGCTGTCGGTGTTGATTTCGATGCCGTAGCCGCTGCATTTTTTATGCGTTACCAGTGCCGATAGCAGCTCGCCGTCGCCGCAGCCCAAATCCAAAACTCTGCTGCCTTCGGGAATCCAGTCGTAAATCAGTTGTAAATCGTCGCGCAAATTCATGATCGGATATCCTTGTACACATTGTTCATATAGGCCGCCACGGCACGGATATACGGCTCGTCTTCCATCAAAAATGCGTCGTGGCCGTGATTGGATTTGACTTCGATATACTGCACGGCTTTGCCGGTGGCAATCAGGGCATTGACCAATTCTTTGGAACGTTCCGGCGAAAAACGCCAGTCGGTGCTGAAGCTGGCAACAAAAAATTTCGCCTGTACATGCTGCACGGCTTTGCTCAGGCTGTTGCCGGCATCCGCTGCCGGATCGAAATAGTCTAAGGCTTTGGTCATCAGCAGATAGGTGTTGGCATCGAAGCGTCCGGCGAATTTGTCGCCCTGATAGCGCAGATAGGATTCTACTTCAAATTCAACGCCATATCCGTATTGATAGCCGTCTGAATGCAGTTTTCTGCCGAATTTTTTACCCAAACCGTCTTCCGCCAAATAGGTAATATGCCCCATCATACGGGCAATTTTCAAACCCCGTCCCGGCAAGGTATTGCGGCGGGCGTAATGCCCTTCGTTGAAATCAGGATCGGTGAGAATCGCCTGCCGTGCCACATCGTTGAACGCAATATTCTGGGTGGAAAGTTTCGGTGCGGAGGCAATCACCAAGGCATGACGCACACGGTCGGGAAAATCAATCGTCCACTGCAAAGCCTGCATTCCGCCAAGGCTGCCGCCGACCACTGCCGCCCATTGGCGGATACCGAAATGGTCTGCCAGCATGGCCTGCGATTTTACCCAGTCTTTGACCGTAACTACCGGAAAATCGGCACCGTAATCCTGTCCGGTTTGCGGATTAAGCGAAGTCGGTCCGGTGCTGCCGTGGCAACCGCCCAAATTGTTCAACCCGACCACAAAAAAGCGGTCGGTATCAATCGGCTTGCCCGGCCCGACCATATTGTCCCACCAACCGGGATATTTATCCTCGGCCGAATGCCGTCCCGCCACATGGTGGTTGCCCGAGAGGGCATGACAGATTAACACGGCATTGCTTTTCTGTTCGTTCAACTGCCCGTAGGTTTCGACCATTAAGTCAAAGCGGGACAAAACCCGGCCGTTGCTCAATGTCAGCGGCGTATCGAATGCGATTTTCTCCGGTCTTACAATGCCGACCGAACCTGCGTTTTTCATAACTCTTCCCACCCATACGGCAAAACGGTATTATATAGCGAAACAAAACGGGAAATCTATGGCATGGCTGAAATGTCGCTTTTCCCCTGTATTTTCCGCACAATCTTTCCCACCAATCAGGAAATAAAATGAAGAAACTCTGTCTGCTTCTTGCCGCTTGTTTTGCCGTTGCCGCCTGCGACAAAATCAAAGATCAGGCGGTCGGCACATTAGCAGCCAATATGGATAACCACACCATACGCAACGAGTTTGTAACAAGCTGCGCTCAGGAAGGTCTGAATATTCTGCCCGCCGCCGGTCAGGAAAATGCCGAATCTTTGTGCGGCTGCCTGTATGACGAAACCAAAAAAATGTATGCAGATGAAACGGAGTTTTTCAAAGCCATTCTTGACTTGGGCTTGAACACCGATAAAGATGACCACCCCTATTATCAGAAAATCGCACAAGTTTCTGCGCAATGTGTGAAACGGGTCGTGCAATAAGCCTTTTCAGACGGCATACCGCCAACCAAACGGAAATTAAACCATGATCGGCCGACTATTACGCATTTTTTTCCTGTTTGCACTCGCTGCATTTCTGGTCAGCCGCCTCTTCAGCCGCCGCCAGAAACGTGCATTACGGGAAGTTGCCCAAATCAGCGCTTGGGTCTTGCTCGGCGCTTCGCTGGCCACTTTGGTGTGGTATCTGGTGATGCTGTATTTCAAACATATCCCTGATGCTTATTGAGTTTTAATGTTCAAATCCTAACAAGATAAAACGATGCCGTCTGAAAACCGGATTTTCAGACGGCATCGTTTTATTCTTACAGCCTCTCTTTACGGCATGGCCTGTATCACGCCAAAAACAGTTGGTATGCTTTATTGTCGGTTTCTTCCTGATAGATATAGCCCAAGCTGTCCAAAAACTCGGCGAAGGCGGCGTTGTCTTTCGGCGGCACGTCCACGCCGACCAGAATCCGGCCGTAATCGGCACCATGGTTGCGGTAGTGGAACAGTGTGATATTCCAGTCGCTCTGCATATGGTTCAAAAAGCGTGCCAATGCGCCGGGACGTTCGGGAAACTCGAAGCTGATTAGGCGTTCGTTGCCGACTTTGTCGGTACGGCCGCCGACCATGTAGCGGATATGGATTTTGGAAATTTCATCATGCGTCAAATCCACATTCGGCAATCCGGCTTCGGTCAGTTGGCCGCTAATCACCGCCAAATCCTGCGAACCGGCCGTCTGCATACCGACAAAGATATGCGCCTGACTGTCGTCGCCGTAGCGGTAGTTGAACTCGGTGATGTTGCGGTTGCCGATTAAGTTGATGAATTTGCGGAAGCTGCCGGGGCGTTCGGGAATGGTAACGGCGAAAATGCCTTCGTTGCCCTCACCCAATTCGCTGCGTTCGGAAACGTGGCGCAGACGGTGGAAATTCATATTGGCACCGCTGGTTACGGCAATCAGGGTTTGGTTTTCGGCTTTTTGTCCGGCAATATAGGTCTTCAAACCTGCCAGCGCCAATGCGCCTGCCGGTTCGGTAATGCTGCGGGTGTCGTCAAAAATATCTTTGATGGCACCGCAAATGGCATCGGTATCGACCGTGATGATGCCGTCGAGCAAATCACGGCACAGGCGGAAGGTTTCTTCGCCGACCACTTTGACCGCTGTGCCGTCTGAAAACAGGCCGACATCTTTCAGATGGACGATTTTTCCCTGTTCCACCGACTGCTTCATGCAGCATGAATCGTGGGTTTGCACGCCGAATACTTTGATTTCGGGGCGGACTTGTTTGATAAACGCCGCCACGCCCGCCGCCAAACCACCGCCGCCGATGGGTAGGAACACGGCATCAATCGGGTTGGCATGTTGGCTGACAATTTCCATGCCCACCGTTCCCTGTCCGGCAATCACATCAGGATCGTCAAACGGGGCGATATAGGTCAGCCCTTCGGCCGAGGCCAATTCCATTGCATAATCATAGGCATCATTGTAGGAAATGCCTTTGAGTACCACTTCACCGCCCCGGTTTTTTACCGCATCGACTTTAATCTGCGGCGTGGTTTCCGGCATCACAATCACGGCACGGCAACCCAAACGCTGCGCAGACAGCGCCACGCCCTGCGCATGGTTGCCGGCGCTGGCGGCAATCACGCCTTTATCGAGCAAATGTTTCGGCAATTTTGCCATTTTGTTGTATGCACCGCGGATTTTAAAGGAAAACACGGGCTGCAAGTCTTCACGTTTGAGCAGAATATTGTTTTTCAGACGGCCTGACAGGCTGCGAGCCTGTTCCAACGGGGTTTCCACGGCCACATCGTACACAGAGGCGGTTAAAATGCGGATTAAGTAATCGGAATAAGAAAGCGGTGCGCTCATGGTGCGAAAATCCATTCTTGTTTTATTTCAATGATTTTGACGGTAAGACAGGCAAACGCCTGCAGCAGAAGCTCATGAAAAAAGCCGAAAGGTAAAACCATACCCCCGAGGCCGTCTGAAATCAAGAAAAATATTAGCAGACAGCGTTTGTTGGTATAATACCTCACTTTGGTTTCTAATCTTTTCCGCCCCCAAAAAGCGGAACATTCCCCCGCATGATGAAAAAAATCCTACTCAGCCTGCTGATTTCCGGCTTATTGATGCCCGCCGTTTCCGCCGCCCCGACCGCTTCGCCGAACAGCGCAGCAGAAGTTAGCGTAGAAGCGCCGCCCGCCATAACCGATCCCGCCGCACCGCCGCAAATCAGCGCCGCTGCATATTTGGTGAAAGACTTGCAAAGCGGCACCGTATTAGCGCAATCCGATGCCGACAAACCCGTCAATCCGGCTTCGCTGGTCAAAATGATGACCGCCTATTTGGTGTTTCAGTCATTGGAAAACGGCGCACTCAAAACCGATCAGAAGCTCACCGTTTCCACCCAAGGCCATGCCGCCGCCGGCTCCCGTATGTTTCTGTCGCCGCAAACGCCCGCCTCAGTCGATGACCTGCTCAAAGGCATGATTGTCCAATCCGCCAACGATGCCGCCCTGACGCTTGCCGAAGCCGTCGGCCAAGGTTCGGTAGAAACTTTTGTCGCCCAAATGAACCAAACCGCCCAACGGCTCGGCATGGTGCATACCCGTTTTGCCAATCCAACCGGCATCGGCAACGACAATCAAAGCAGCGCCGCCGATTTATCGCTGCTCGCCGCCGCCCTGATTCGGGATTTTCCGCAACACTATCCACTGTTTTCCATTAAATCGTTTAAATACAACCATATCGAACAGCCCAACCGCAACCTGCTGCTGTTTCGAGACCCCAATGTGGACGGCCTGAAAACCGGTTACAGCGAAAGCAGCGGCTACCATCTCGCCGCTTCCAGCAAACGCAACGGGCGGCGGATTGTATCCGTATTAATCGGCGCAGAATCCACCGAAGAACGTGCCGCCGAAAGCGGCAAACTGCTCAACTGGGCATTACAGGCATTCGACACCGCCAAACTCTACCCCGCCGGACAAAGCCTGTCGCAAATCAAAGTCTATAAAGGCAGCAGCAACACCGTCAATATCGGCTTTTTAAACGATGCCTACATCACCGTCCCCCACGACAGCACCGGCGGCAGCATCAAACCGATTTTGGAAACCGAACAGCCTGTTTTGGCACCGATTGAAAAAGGCAGCGTGCTGGGCAAAATCAAAATTGTCCAAAACGGCAAAACCGTCGCCGAACAAAACGTCGTCGCCCTCGAAAGCGTCCCCGAAGCCGGCTGGTTCGGCCGCATTTGGGACAGCATTGTGTTATGGTTTCAATCACTGTTCGGCAACAGCTGATTGCTCCGACAAAACAAAGGCCGTCTGAAAACGGAGATTCCGCTTTTCAGACGGCCTTTTTGCTGCTTAAATTAAACGTTCAGCAGTTTTACCACTTTTTCCGCTACTTCGGCAAGGGCAACGGTTTGCTGCTCGCCGCTGCGGCGGCAGGCGTATTCTACGTTGCCTTCTTTCAGACCACGGTCGCCGATAACGATGCGGTGCGGAATGCCCAGCAGCTCGGAATCGTTGAGCAGTACGCCGGCACGCTCGTCCCGATCGTCGAGCAATACGTCCACGCCTTGTGCGGTCAGGGTTTGGTAGAGTGTATCAGCGGCTTCTTGTACGGCGGCGGATTTTTTGTAGTTCATCGGCACAATCACCACGGTAAACGGTGCCATGGCTTCGGTCCAGATAATGCCCCGCTCATCGTTGTTCTGTTCGATGGCGGCGGCCACCACACGGGTTACGCCGATGCCGTAGCAGCCCATTTCCATGATTTGCGATTTGCCGTTGTTGTCCAAAAATGAGGCATTTAGGGCTTTGGAATATTTGTCCCGCAGTTGGAACACATGGCCGACTTCGATGCCCCGTGCCAATTTCAGACGGCCTTGGCCATCAGGGCTGATGTCGCCTTCGACCACGTTGCGCAAATCGACAAATTCCGGCTCGGCGGCATCTCTGCCGAAATTGAAGCCGGTGTAGTGGTAATCGTCCTGATTGGCACCGATAACCCAGTCTGCGCCTTTTTCGGCGGCAAAATCGGCGTAAACCTTGCCCTTGAAGCCGACCGGACCGAGCGAACCGCCGTTGGCACCGAATTGCGCCGATACCGCTTCCGGCGCAGCCATGGTCAGCGGTGATTTTACGCCCGCCAGTTTCTCGGCTTTGATGTCGTTAAACTCGTGATCACCGCGCAGCAGCAGCAGCACCAATTCACCTTCCGCCTCACCTTCGACCACAATCGATTTCAGCGTTTTCTCGGCGGGAATATTCAAAAATTCTGCCAATTCCGCAATCGTTTTCACATTCGGCGTGTGGATTTTTGACAACTCTTGCGCCGCAGCGGCACGTTCGCCCGCCAACGGCAAGGAAGCGGCCAATTCGACATTGGCGGCATAATCCGAAGTGTCGCTGTAGGCAATCACGTCTTCGCCGCTTTCCGCCAACACTTGGAACTCATGCGAACCCGTGCCGCCGATGCTGCCGGTATCCGCCGCCACCGGACGGAAATCCAGACCCAAGCGGGTGAAAATGCGGCAATAGGCATCATACATGGCTCGGTAGGTTTCCTGCAGCGATTCAAAATCGGCATGGAAGGAATAAGCGTCTTTCATCACAAATTCACGCGCCCGCATCACGCCGAAACGGGGGCGGATTTCGTCGCGGAATTTGGTTTGGATATGGTAAAAATTCTTCGGCAACTGCTTGTAGCTGCTGATTTCCTTGCGGACAATATCGGTAATCACTTCTTCGCAGGTCGGACCCATGCAGAAATCGGCATCTTTGCGGTCTTTCAGACGCAGCAGCTCTTTGCCGTAAAATTCCCAGCGGCCGCTTTCCTGCCACAATTCGGCGGGCTGCACCACCGGCATCAGCAACTCTACGCTGCCTGCCCTGCCCATTTCTTCACGCACGATGTTTTCCACTTTGCGCAACACACGCAGCCCCATCGGCATCCATGTGTACAGACCGGCGGCATTGGCTTTAATCAGACCGGCACGCAGCATCAGCTTATGGCTCGCCAACGAGGCTTCCGAAGGCGCTTCTTTCAAAGTTGAAATAAAAAATTGACTGGCTTTCATCTTATTTGAGCTTCATATTAAAATCAGCGCCTATTGTACAGGGAAACACGGCATTTTAGTATCGTGAATTTTACCCGTCGGCTGTTTCCGCCACCGCAGCCCGAACAACGTGGTTTTCCCTGCGAAAAATGCTGATTTGGAAGCTGTCAATGAATTTTTGTACACAAAAACACATTACATTGTTTTACCTGAATATTTTGTCTCCCCATTGACCAAAATCAGCAAAAATAAAATAACTTATTGATTTTTAATGATTTATTATTGACTATTTTTTAATCAAAAACAAGTTCGTACTGTCTGCAAAGAATTTTTTTCATTTTCCTAAGGTTTACCCACAAACTTATCCACAGACTTTGTGGGTAACCCGACAAGCCGCCGACAGCAAGCCTCAACTTGCCGTTTTGTATGGAAAAGAAACCGTTTCCGCTATAAAATAGCATGCCTTTTCTGATTGAAAGCCGCCCATGCCGCCGCCCATTGTCCTCGCCGCCAGCCATAAAATGTTCAACGGTTTGCAGCAGTCTTACCGACTGCCCGCAACGGCAACCGGTTTTGAGCTGTTTTTGCCGCCGCAGGCGGTTCAGGGCTATCGTGTACCGGCGCTGTATTGGCTGACCGATGATGAACATCAAGATTTTGTCCGCACCGGCGGCGCACAGCGTTTTGCCGCCCAATGGGGCATGGCTTTGGTTACGCTTGCAGGCAAACAGGCCGAAAACTTAAACACGCTGCACCCGCTGCTGCAACAAACCTTTCCGATTGCCGAAGAGTGCAGCATTGCCGGTATCGGCAACGGCGGCGATACCGCTTTGCAACTGGCATTGTCGGAACACGCCGATTATGCCGCCGTATCCGTTTTTTCCCCCAAAGGCGCAGCCGCCTGCATGGAATATTTACCCGCCGCCCGCAAACTACCGATACTGATTGACCACGGTAGCGAAGAACAGCCCGACTATCCGCTCTGGTCGCCGCAAAATTTGACCCAAACCGCCCGCAGCCTCGGTTTTCAGGTTTTACTGAAAACACGCCAAGGCTACAGCAACAACGGTTTTCTGCACACCAGCTTTATCGACACCCATATCGAGTTTCACGCCGATGCGCTGGGCTTATAGTCAATCCGCTATATTAAGGCCGTCTGAAAACCGAAGGTTTCGCTAAAACGAGCGAAGCGAGTTTCTGCGCAGCTAAAACCGAAGGTTTCGCTAAAACGAGTGAAGCGAGTTTCTGCGAAGCTAAAACGAGCAAAGCAAGTTTCTGCGAAGCTCAAACCGTATTTCCACATCGTCCATTATCCCGTTCCAATCCGAAGAAAGCCGACCCGAAATGTCCCGAATTGCCGCCCTGCCCGATCACCTTGTCAATCAAATTGCCGCCGGCGAAGTGGTAGAACGCCCCGCCAATGCGCTCAAAGAAGTTGTCGAAAACAGCATTGATGCCGGTGCAGACCGCATTGATGTCGAACTCTCCGGCGGCGGCATCAAGCTGATTCGGGTCAGCGACAACGGTAGCGGCATTCATGCCGATGATTTGCCGCTGGCGCTGCACCGTCACGCCACCAGCAAAATCAAAACCCTGAACGATTTGGAACACGTTGCCAGCATGGGTTTTCGCGGCGAAGGTTTGGCGAGCATTGCCTCGGTCAGCCGCCTGACCCTGACCAGCCGTCAGGCGGATGCCGCCCATGCGGCACAAATCAAAGCGCAGGACGGCGAACTCAGCGCAGTCGGCGCTGCCGCCCATCCGGTCGGCACCACCGTGGAAATCGCCGAACTGTTTTTCAACACGCCCGCCCGCCGCAAGTTTCTCAAATCCGAAAACACCGAATACGCCCACTGTGCCACCATGCTCGAACGCTTGGCGCTGGCGCACCCGCAAATTGCGTTTTCGCTCAAACGGGACGGTAAAACCGTGTTCGACTATCCGGCGCAGCCGCTGCAGGAACGCATTGCGGCGATTGTCGGCAACGATTTTCAGACGGCCTCATTGCCGGTGGACAGCGGCAACGGCACGCTGCGGCTCTATGGCGCAGTCGCCAAACCGACTTTCGCCAAAGGCCGCACCGACAAACAGTTCTGCTTTGTCAATCACCGCTTTGTGCGCGACAAAATCATGCTGCACGCCGTCAAACAGGCGTATCGGGATGTTTTGCACAATGCCCTGACACCGGCGTTTGTCCTCTTTCTCGAGCTGCCGCCCGAAGCGGTTGATGTCAATGTCCACCCGACCAAAACCGAAATCCGCTTTCGGGACAGCCAGCAGGTGCATCAGTTGGTGTTCCACACCCTCAACAAAGCCCTTGCCGATACCCGTGCCGACTTAACCGAAAGCGTCAGCAATGCGGGCAACGTTCTGCACGAAATGATGGGCGTGAATATGCCGTCTGAAAATGAGCAAAGTGGGTTTGGCCGACAAACAGATCAGCACTTCGCTTCCCAAACCAACCATTCCGCAGGTAACATTCCGGCCGTATCAGGCAACGGCAAAACCACCCCCATGCCTTACCAAAACGCCCGCAACGCCCAACGTCCGCTCTCGCTCAACGAAAGCCGTGCTGCCCTGCAGACCTATGCCGAACTGTTCAAACCCAGCGATAACACCCTCCCCGCCGCATTCGCACAAAACAGGCCGTCTGAAAACAGCCTGTCAAATGCCGATACGCCCGACAATCCGCCCGAAACCCCGCCGCTGGGTTTCGCCATCGCCCAACTGCTCGGTATCTACATCCTTGCCCAAGCCGAAGACAGCCTGCTGCTGATTGATATGCACGCCGCCGCCGAACGGGTCAATTACGAAAAAATGAAAACCCAACACGCCCAAGGCAATCTCAGCAGCCAACGCCTGCTGCTCCCCGCCACCTTTACCGCCTCCCACCAAGAGTGCGCCACCCTTGCCGATCACAGCGAAACCCTGACCCGCTTCGGCCTCGAACTCTCCGATCTGGGCGGCAACACCCTCGCCGTACGCAGCGTTCCCCAACTGCTCGCCAAATCCGATCCCGTCGCTCTGACAAAAGACGTGTTGCACGAGTTGGCACAAACCGGAAGCAGCCAAACCATCGCCGAACGGGAAAATCAAATCATGGCCACCCTCTCCTGCCACGGCTCCGTACGCGCCGGCCGCCGCCTGACCCTCCCCGAAATGAACGCCCTGCTGCGCGATATGGAACGCACCCCCCGCAGCAACCAATGCAACCACGGCCGCCCGACCTGGGTCAAACTCACCCTGAAAGAACTCGACGCTTTGTTTTTACGGGGGCAATAAACAGCGGGATAAGCAAAGGCCGTCTGAAAACCATGATTTTCAGACGGCCTTTGCTTCATCTCAAGTGATTATTGCCTATCGTGAATTCACTTTAAAAGTATTACAGCGTTGGCTCGCCTTGCCGTACTACCTGTACTGTCTGCGGCTCGCCGCCTTGTACTACTTTTAAAGTGAATCCACTATACATAGCCGATTTTCAGACGGCCTCGCCGTTAAACTGCCGCCGGATAAAGTAATCCAATGCGGTTTGGCGTTTTTTGATTTTGCCTACGGATTCGTTCCATGCGGGTTGTCCGCCCCAAAAGACAAAGTGTTCTCTGGCACGGGTAATGGCGGTATAAAGCAAGGCGTTGTTCAAGCCTGAAGTGATGTCTTCGCTTTCGGCTGCTTCGCTGCTCGGCGGGAGCAGCCAGACTTCCCGATATTCCGAGCCTTGGCTTTTGTGTACTGTCATGGCGAATGCGGATTCGCAGTCGGGTAGGCGGCTGATGGCGATTTTTTTGAACCCGTCGCCGTCGGGGAAATAGGCTGCCAAGTTTTCTGTGTCTTCGCTGTCGGGCAACACCAGCCCGATGTCGCCGTTAAACAAATCCAAGCTGTAATGGTTGCGGGTAATCATGATAATCCGTCCGGCAAACCATGTGCCGTCGCCCTCAATCCGGCGGCGTTGGCGCAGATATTCGGTATATGCCTGATTAAAGGTTTCTGCGTCCTGCCGCCATGCGGTCAGCATCACAATATCGGCGATGCGGCTGAATGCCTGCGGTAAATGGTTGCTGTCCACTGCCTGCCAAAAGGCTTCCTGTTTGCGGTAAAACTGCTGCACCTGCGTGCGGACATCGCCCGATACGGCCGCCAATTCGTTTGGAAAATGTGCAAACTGCGCCCATGAAGCGGAAGTATCGCCTGCTACCACAGCCCTTGCCACGCAGCCGATACCGCTGTTTTCTCCGAAACGGTGACTGAAAGTCAGGCGGGCGATATTGGCGGACAGGGGCGGCGGGTTGTCTGCTACAGGAAAGGCGAAGTCGGGTA
This window encodes:
- the mutL gene encoding DNA mismatch repair endonuclease MutL, whose protein sequence is MSRIAALPDHLVNQIAAGEVVERPANALKEVVENSIDAGADRIDVELSGGGIKLIRVSDNGSGIHADDLPLALHRHATSKIKTLNDLEHVASMGFRGEGLASIASVSRLTLTSRQADAAHAAQIKAQDGELSAVGAAAHPVGTTVEIAELFFNTPARRKFLKSENTEYAHCATMLERLALAHPQIAFSLKRDGKTVFDYPAQPLQERIAAIVGNDFQTASLPVDSGNGTLRLYGAVAKPTFAKGRTDKQFCFVNHRFVRDKIMLHAVKQAYRDVLHNALTPAFVLFLELPPEAVDVNVHPTKTEIRFRDSQQVHQLVFHTLNKALADTRADLTESVSNAGNVLHEMMGVNMPSENEQSGFGRQTDQHFASQTNHSAGNIPAVSGNGKTTPMPYQNARNAQRPLSLNESRAALQTYAELFKPSDNTLPAAFAQNRPSENSLSNADTPDNPPETPPLGFAIAQLLGIYILAQAEDSLLLIDMHAAAERVNYEKMKTQHAQGNLSSQRLLLPATFTASHQECATLADHSETLTRFGLELSDLGGNTLAVRSVPQLLAKSDPVALTKDVLHELAQTGSSQTIAERENQIMATLSCHGSVRAGRRLTLPEMNALLRDMERTPRSNQCNHGRPTWVKLTLKELDALFLRGQ